From the genome of Candidozyma auris chromosome 2, complete sequence, one region includes:
- the PGA34 gene encoding Pga34p — protein MVAFTPVALLALAASVLADETISTSTITITTTVLDPSESSSLVSASLASVASEQSKASEASVASEASKASEASVASEASVASAASAASAASEASAASAASAASAASAASAASVASVASVASIKSAAAAASEASASKAAALTAYKGVVAVASANTTTHSSVATSAPYTNKTNSTTAPYTNSSSTRHSSSTKGSSSLSSSARATSSGSSAGASSSASSSGQAAALGVGLGMLGAIAAHLL, from the coding sequence ATGGTCGCCTTCACTCCAGTCGCTCTTTTGGCTCTTGCCGCCTCGGTTCTTGCCGACGAGACTATCTCGACTtccaccatcaccatcacAACCACCGTTTTGGACCCATCCGAGTCCTCGTCGCTCGTCTCCGCCTCCTTGGCCTCGGTCGCCTCCGAGCAGTCCAAGGCCTCTGAAGCCTCCGTCGCTTCTGAGGCTTCCAAGGCCTCTGAAGCTTCTGTTGCTTCTGAAGCATctgttgcttctgctgcctctgctgcctctgctgcctctgaggcctctgctgcttctgctgcttctgctgcttctgctgcttctgctgcttctgctgcctctgtTGCTTCTGTTGCTTCCGTGGCATCCATCAAGTcggctgctgctgctgcttctgaGGCTTCTGCTTCCaaggctgctgctttgaCCGCTTACAAGGGTGTGGTTGCTGTTGCTTCtgccaacaccaccacccaCTCTTCTGTTGCTACCAGCGCCCCTTACACAAACAAAACTAACAGCACCACTGCTCCTTACACTAATAGCTCGTCCACTCGTCACAGCAGCTCTACCAAGGGCTCCAGCAGCCTTTCTTCCAGCGCTAGAGCTACTTCTTCTGGCAGCTCTGCTGGCGCTTCCAGCTCTGCTTCGTCCTCGGGCCAGGCTGCTGCATTGGGAGTTGGTTTGGGTATGCTTGGTGCTATTGCTGCCCACTTGTTGTAA
- a CDS encoding mitochondrial 54S ribosomal protein mL58, with translation MFKSAVRRYSLKSLPYEAQPKNKYNAQRSAFNLKPVRPQGLIYNPPASAPTYRETPKLFLPKNDPRLKILEGKWKVYSEEELDNMPLIYGIKKEKDYSLTPEVVGEILKLRRENPDEWTVPKLAKKFNVDKVKVNVISGISKERQEKVLQELEEVKSTWSAKRKLARQDREKRTQQWLRGEF, from the coding sequence ATGTTCAAATCTGCGGTCCGGAGGTACTCGCTCAAGAGTCTTCCATACGAGGCGCAGCCCAAAAACAAGTACAACGCCCAGAGGTCGGCGTTCAACTTGAAACCAGTGCGTCCTCAGGGGCTCATATATAATCCCCCAGCATCGGCTCCCACGTACAGAGAAACCCCGAAATTGTTTTTGCCGAAGAACGATCCTCGTCTCAAGATATTGGAGGGAAAATGGAAAGTGTAcagcgaagaagagctcgatAATATGCCTCTTATATACggcatcaagaaggaaaaggatTACTCGCTAACACCAGAAGTGGTTGGAGAGATCCTCaagttgagaagagagaacCCCGACGAATGGACAGTTCCTAAGTTGGCTAAGAAGTTCAACGTGGACAAAGTGAAGGTCAATGTCATTTCTGGCATCAGCAAGGAGAGACAGGAGAAGGTTCTCCAGGAGTTGGAGGAAGTCAAGCTGACCTGGTCGGCCAAGAGAAAGCTTGCAAGACAAGATagagaaaagagaactCAGCAGTGGTTGCGTGGCGAGTTCTAG
- a CDS encoding kinetochore-associated Ndc80 complex subunit NDC80, with protein sequence MAEVNTPSAAQLLRRTERLSVQSARRTSAIRGSGVFESTNRRRSTLLTTPASNRRQSLFSNVIAPASSQSATHFSQQQHRGAPAKVIDLRPLHDKTYLEMLMGEIYDFLVANRFELEMNHAVSRRTLQSPTQKEFVLMFQFLYHKLDPHFTFTRSLETDVITVLRAWEYPYTDQLSRTHISSVGQAWPKFLAMLYWLMKLNLALSGLTEEDMIASDDPFDRLFIRYTHECYGAYISQKEDYSGFYKDLETEFNEMTAKTERDQQERKQRLANLHNELENLNGRLTQLDRAQEKSRALENDLQTFSEYKNTLEAHKKKWPDTLHRLENEITAFKEKLEEFKREKKNYQDQLTARGLSVETIDNSNIERDKLSKAIEYSENKLRDIQQSLFDQEIQLNSCIDSLKNLVDQYNFSTRRIPVEEYSFELAVKPELTDSEREFKPDEVLTKTLPDEKVKLLQCRSALTQELRSKREQRSKLQDELDRLFEKTFEKNELLEDLKQKCHKKVSQYSEEYDFMMTDSKKYSAQIEALDTELQTLRLRVNTGIIEAESTVKSLSVKKSETEYRIKEERENLHKEVSTIIDSVLNFKSAIQEGLEELDLLAYQELQAQED encoded by the coding sequence ATGGCTGAAGTCAATACACCGTCAGCTGCCCAACTTCTCAGACGGACAGAGCGGCTCTCTGTGCAGAGCGCAAGGAGGACGTCTGCAATACGAGGCTCTGGAGTTTTCGAATCGAccaacagaagaagatcaacacTTTTGACTACCCCAGCCAGTAACCGTCGCCAGAGTCTTTTCAGCAATGTCATTGCCCCTGCGTCATCTCAGCTGGCTACACATTTTTCCCAACAACAGCATAGAGGCGCCCCGGCCAAAGTAATCGATCTCCGACCGCTCCATGATAAAACGTATTTGGAGATGCTAATGGGAGAGATTTACGATTTCTTGGTGGCCAACCGATTCGAGCTTGAAATGAACCATGCAGTATCCAGAAGAACGCTCCAGCTGCCGACACAAAAAGAGTTCGTGTTGATGTTCCAGTTTCTTTATCATAAATTAGACCCGCATTTCACATTCACTAGATCCCTAGAAACAGACGTGATAACAGTCCTTCGAGCGTGGGAGTACCCTTACACCGACCAGTTGAGTCGAACACATATCAGCTCTGTGGGACAGGCGTGGCCAAAATTTTTGGCGATGTTATACTGGCTAATGAAGCTCAACTTGGCTCTTCTGGGGCTCACCGAGGAAGACATGATAGCATCCGATGATCCATTCGATCGCTTATTTATACGATACACTCATGAGTGCTATGGCGCCTACATTAGCCAGAAAGAAGACTATCTGGGTTTCTATAAAGATCTAGAGACGGAGTTTAATGAGATGACGGCCAAGACGGAACGCGACCAGCAGGAAAGAAAGCAGCGGTTAGCTAACCTACATaatgagcttgaaaacCTCAATGGAAGATTGACACAACTCGATCGTGCACAGGAAAAGTCTAGGGCTTTAGAGAATGACCTCCAGACCTTTTCAGAGTACAAGAACACATTGGAGGctcacaagaagaaatggcCTGACACGTTACATCGCCTAGAAAACGAAATAAcagctttcaaagaaaagctAGAAGAAttcaagagagaaaagaagaattaCCAGGATCAGTTGACCGCACGAGGACTCTCGGTGGAAACAATCGATAATCTGAACATCGAGAGAGAcaagctttccaaagcaaTTGAGTACAGCGAGAACAAATTGAGGGATATCCAGCAGAGTCTCTTTGACCAGGAAATCCAGCTAAATCTGTGCATCGACAGTCTCAAAAATCTAGTCGATCAATATAACTTCTCCACTAGGAGAATTCCCGTTGAAGAATATCTGTTTGAGTTGGCCGTGAAGCCGGAATTGACTGATAGTGAAAGAGAGTTCAAGCCTGATGAAGTGTTGACCAAGACTCTACCGGACGAGAAGGTTAAACTATTACAATGTCGCTCTGCACTAACGCAGGAACTTCGTAGTAAACGGGAGCAAAGGCTGAAGCTACAAGACGAATTGGACCGTCTATTCGAAAAGacatttgaaaaaaatgaacTTCTCGAGGATCTAAAACAGAAGTGCCATAAAAAGGTACTGCAATACTCGGAAGAATACGACTTCATGATGACAGATAGTAAGAAATACTCTGCGCAGATTGAAGCTCTCGACACAGAATTGCAGACACTTCGGCTTCGAGTCAACACGGGCATCATTGAGGCCGAAAGCACTGTCAAGAGTCTCAGTGTAAAGAAGCTGGAGACCGAGTACCGCattaaagaagaaagggAGAACCTTCACAAGGAGGTGCTGACCATAATAGACCTGGTTCTTAACTTCAAGTCAGCGATACAAGAGGGACTCGAGGAGCTTGACTTGCTCGCTTACCAAGAGCTCCAGGCACAGGAAGATTGA
- the DRE2 gene encoding electron carrier DRE2 — protein MHKTASVLMLLHPTAVTDEALVEATKTKIASKFPSATITQHIIDRFAIGAVDVAPGSFDHIVYVNPNENHLSIAPVLISKLFDTLAHEGQLSGDLPTDQDLDVLMAGFIVSEPGVWLKPAPAKAETVLLKKKSTNGNVGKSLPTFKKPAFTKAVQSPSAMTDTSDTTDDEDSAMKRKLESSKLAYFSEESADEEDGDNDDDLIDENDLLGQESSYLDRVNIVVPKKCELPNGKKRRKACKDCTCGLKELEEAETDDTRKLQDSILGKMAQSATAEAIKIEERLKKSQVKFTEEDLTEIDFTVEGKTGGCGSCALGDAFRCDGCPYLGLPPFKPGEAITIDSFGEDI, from the coding sequence ATGCACAAAACAGCGTCCGTTTtgatgcttcttcatccCACCGCCGTTACCGACGAGGCGCTTGTGGAGGCCACGAAGACCAAAATCGCTTCGAAGTTCCCCTCTGCGACGATCACACAACACATTATCGATAGGTTTGCTATTGGCGCCGTGGACGTTGCCCCAGGCTCTTTTGACCACATCGTCTACGTGAACCCAAACGAGAATCACCTTTCGATTGCTCCTGTGCTCAttctgaagctctttgacaCGTTAGCGCATGAGGGACAGTTGCTGGGCGACTTGCCAACGGACCAGGATCTCGACGTGTTGATGGCTGGGTTCATTGTTCTGGAGCCCGGGGTGTGGTTAAAGCCGGCGCCAGCGAAGGCAGAAACTGTATTGctaaagaagaagagtacCAACGGTAACGTGGGCAAATCGTTGCCAACATTCAAAAAACCAGCATTCACAAAAGCCGTACAGTCGCCCTCGGCGATGACAGACACGTCAGATACGACAGACGATGAGGATCTGGCAATGAAGCGGAAACTAGAGAGCTCGAAATTGGCATACTTCAGCGAGGAGTCTgcagacgaagaagacggtgacaacgacgacgacttGATCGACGAAAACGACTTGCTTGGACAGGAATCGCTGTACCTAGATCGTGTAAACATCGTGGTGCCCAAGAAGTGCGAGTTGCCCAACGgtaaaaagagaagaaaggcGTGCAAGGATTGCACGTGTGGGCTCAAGGAGCTCGAAGAGGCCGAGACTGACGACACAAGGAAACTTCAGGACTCGATCTTGGGCAAAATGGCCCAGCTGGCCACTGCAGAGGCCATTAAGATAGAGGAGCGtctcaagaagagccagGTCAAGTTCACCGAAGAGGATTTGACAGAGATAGACTTCACCGTCGAAGGTAAGACCGGCGGGTGTGGATCGTGCGCCCTTGGCGACGCCTTCCGCTGCGATGGATGCCCGTACCTTGGGCTTCCACCTTTCAAGCCAGGAGAGGCCATCACCATCGACAGCTTCGGCGAGGATATCTAG